The Desulfovibrio subterraneus genome has a segment encoding these proteins:
- a CDS encoding BMC domain-containing protein codes for MKALGLIETKGLLAAVEGADAMLKTADVRLLEKNLVGGGLVTITIAGEVSAVRASVDAAVSAIGRIHGATLVSEHVIARPDEELARILSFAELTVEEPQAPAASSAPAAPAAPATPAVAEEPAGGNAQIYSDNAGSTANPDPAAVSPAIARALTEEEAEAEGAPMPAHPSARPEATASVKPPKSETVRHEVSQLKKMSVNRLRQIAASLSGLTLSAEEVRKAVKKDLIEAIISAYRQIEE; via the coding sequence ATGAAAGCACTTGGACTCATCGAAACAAAAGGGCTGCTCGCCGCCGTTGAAGGCGCGGACGCCATGCTCAAGACGGCGGATGTACGCCTGCTTGAAAAGAACCTCGTGGGCGGCGGGCTGGTGACCATTACCATCGCCGGAGAGGTCTCTGCGGTGCGCGCCTCTGTGGATGCAGCTGTTTCGGCCATAGGCCGCATACACGGTGCCACGCTGGTTTCCGAGCACGTTATTGCCCGTCCCGATGAGGAACTGGCACGGATTCTTTCCTTTGCCGAGCTGACTGTTGAAGAGCCGCAGGCTCCTGCCGCGTCTTCAGCACCGGCAGCCCCTGCAGCCCCTGCAACCCCCGCCGTTGCAGAAGAGCCCGCAGGCGGCAATGCACAAATTTACTCTGATAATGCCGGGAGCACCGCAAACCCCGACCCCGCGGCGGTTTCTCCGGCTATTGCGAGGGCCTTGACTGAAGAAGAGGCTGAAGCGGAAGGGGCTCCCATGCCTGCCCATCCTTCTGCCCGGCCTGAGGCAACCGCTTCAGTCAAGCCCCCGAAATCAGAGACGGTACGTCATGAAGTTTCGCAGTTGAAGAAAATGAGCGTGAACAGGTTGCGCCAGATCGCCGCATCTCTTTCCGGGCTTACTCTGAGCGCGGAAGAGGTACGCAAGGCGGTCAAGAAGGACCTGATTGAAGCAATCATCTCTGCATACAGGCAGATAGAGGAGTAG